One stretch of Sylvia atricapilla isolate bSylAtr1 chromosome 4, bSylAtr1.pri, whole genome shotgun sequence DNA includes these proteins:
- the NEK1 gene encoding serine/threonine-protein kinase Nek1 isoform X2 has translation MDKYIKVRKIGEGSFGKAILVKAKENGQQYVIKEINISKMSNKEREESRREVAVLANMKHPNIVLYRESFEENGCLYIVMDYCEGGDLFKKINAQKGILFSEDQILDWFVQICLALKHIHDRKILHRDIKSQNIFLTKDGTIQLGDFGIARVLNSTAELARTCIGTPYYLSPEICQNKPYNNKSDIWALGCVLYEMCTLKHAFEAGNMKNLVLKIISGPFPPVSMHYSYDLRNLLSQLFKRNPRNRPSVNSILEKNFIAKRVEKFLTPELIAGEFSHKIFHKFGPHASPAKRPVQEQTLTSVAPAQKITKPAAKYGVPLTIRKSCGAPKKPNEKKPLTKIRQEPSKKKRLELPEKEKRQREQISLPKADEMRRLEKERMERINRAREQGWRNVLGSGGSGVKAPYYVGGGGVGPFPVSSRGRYEHYHAIFDQMQQQKENVFRVAEEREAKLRAKLQDRGVVERGIPPGTRPGVPKGPAGHHHLPDVGAVRKKGKRLKEVSKQANINRQKGWIAADRAKQVEEFWQRKREAMENKARAQGHMGTLQNVADTYGGRSISARGRKSRNKEEEEYLARLRQIRLQNFNERQQIRAKLRGDKTFTLQNEAASSDGQDSSEEAELKRKKIEMQKAQANARAAVLKEQLERKRKEAYEREKRAWEEHLIAKGVKNPNVPFHVEAIEHSPLNELQEPGAALPKPQLPMKPGVPVISMTSALKEVGVDEHVITAVQESEEEIKKPDFTIQNKREILRRLNQNLKAQEDEKGKNGSKNTSESAGSEDVKEQQGDQPLLGDRKKWESGASELVVPLAQLSLEDSLSGTECQTLGEVIKLDIGEPHRKVWGKSPTDSVLRILGEAELQLQTDILEEQDEINVLNVSTS, from the exons aaaatggcTGTCTGTACATTGTGATGGATTACTGTGAAGGAGGAGACctatttaaaaagataaatgcCCAGAAAGGAATCCTGTTCTCTGAAGATCAG ATTCTGGATTGGTTTGTACAAATCTGTTTAGCACTAAAACATATACATGATAGAAAAATCCTGCATCGGGACATAAAGTCACAG aatatatttttaaccAAAGATGGAACAATACAGCTGGGAGATTTTGGAATCGCCAGAGTCCTGAACAG TACTGCAGAGTTGGCACGCACTTGCATAGGAACACCGTACTATTTGTCTCCTGAAATATGTCAGAACAAGCCTTACAACAATAAAAG TGATATCTGGGCCCTTGGTTGTGTTCTCTATGAAATGTGTACACTTAAACATGCG TTTGAAGCCGGTAACATGAAGAACTTGGTCTTGAAGATAATCTCTGGACCTTTCCCTCCTGTTTCTATGCATTACTCCTATGACCTGCGTAATCTGCTGTCCCAGCTATTTAAAAGGAATCCTAGGAATAGACCATCAGTAAACTCCATATTGGAGAAAAACTTTATAGCCAAACGGGTTGAAAAATTTCTCACACCGGAG CTTATTGCAGGAGAATTCAGTCACAAAATTTTCCACAAGTTTGGACCACATGCTTCACCAG ctaaAAGACCAGTTCAAGAACAAACACTGACTTCAGTTGCACCAGCTCAGAAAATTACCAAACCTGCTGCAAAATATGGAGTGCCTTTAACTATCAGGAAGTCTTGTGGTGCACCTAAAAAGCCTAATGAGAAGAAGCCATTGACTAAAATTAGACAG GAaccttcaaaaaagaaaaggttagaattgcctgaaaaagaaaaacgCCAGAGAGAGCAG ATCAGTTTACCAAAGGCAGATGAAATGAGAAgattggaaaaagaaagg atGGAACGAATAAACAGAGCCAGGGAACAAGGATGGAGGAATGTGCTTGGTTCAGGTGGAAGTGGTGTTAAG GCACCATATTATGTCGGTGGAGGTGGTGTTGGTCCTTTTCCTGTGTCTTCCAGAGGACGCTATGAACACTATCATGCTATTTTTGACCAGATgcaacagcaaaaggaaaatgtcttcAGAGTAGCTGAAGAGAGGGAGGCCAAACTGAGGGCAAAACTACAAGACCGAGGAGTTGTTGAAAG AGGAATTCCACCTGGAACACGTCCAGGAGTTCCTAAGGGACCTGCAGGTCATCACCATTTACCCGATGTTGGTGCAGttaggaaaaaagggaaaagattgAAGGAGGTGTCTAAACAAGCCAATATAAACAG GCAAAAAGGATGGATAGCTGCAGATAGAGCAAAGCAAGTAGAAGAATTCTGGCAACGAAAGAGAGAAGCCATGGAAAACAAAGCTCGAGCTCAGGGACATATG GGTACACTGCAAAACGTGGCAGATACCTATGGAGGCAGGTCCATTTCTGCAAGAGGAAGGAAATCCAGAAACAAGGAGGAAGAG GAGTATTTGGCAAGATTGAGACAGATCCGGCTACAAAACTTTAATGAACGTCAACAGATTAGAGCGAAACTTCGTGGAGATAAG ACTTTCACTTTGCAGAATGAAGCTGCCAGTTCTGATGGACAGGACTCTAGTGAGGAAGCAGAATTGAAACGCAAGAAGATAGAAATGCAGAAG GCCCAAGCAAATGCTCGTGCTGCAGTTCTGAAGGAACAGTTGGAGCGAAAGAGAAAGGAAGCatatgaaagagagaaaagagcctGGGAAGAAcat CTGATTGCAAAAGGGGTAAAGAATCCTAATGTGCCTTTTCATGTGGAAGCTATAGAACATAGTCCTCTGAATGAACTacaagagcctggagcagctcttcctAAGCCACAACTCCCAATGAAGCCTGGTGTACCTGTCATCTCCATGACTTCTGCTTTGAAGGAAGTGGGTGTG GATGAACATGTAATAACTGCTGTGCAGGAATctgaggaggaaataaaaaagccagATTTTACAATACAA AATAAGCGAGAAATTCTGAGGAGATTAAATCAAAATCTTAAAGCTCAGGaagatgagaaaggaaaaaatgggagtAAAAATACCTCTGAATCAGCTGGATCTGAAGATGTTAAGGAACAACAAGGTGACCAGCCACTTCTGGGAGATCGCAAAAAATGGGAATCTGGGGCATCTGAGTTGGTCGTTCCTCTAGCTCAGTTATCGCTGGAAGATTCTCTCTCTGGAACAGAGT GTCAAACTCTGGGGGAAGTAATTAAGTTAGATATTGGTGAACCTCACAGGAAAGTCTGGGGCAAAAGCCCTACTGATTCAGTTCTGAGGATCCTCggagaagcagagctgcagctgcaaactGACATACTTGAGGAACAAGATGAGATAAATG TTCTGAATGTAAGCACAAGCTGA